The following coding sequences are from one Pusillimonas sp. DMV24BSW_D window:
- a CDS encoding multidrug efflux RND transporter permease subunit, translating into MNLSRQFILRPVATTLAMLALLIAGILAYRMLPVSALPEVDYPTIQVSTQYPGASPDVMTALVTSPLERQLGQMSGLTQMSSTSSGGQSQITLQFGLDVPLDVAEQEVQAAINAASNLLPNDLPSSPVYNKVNPADTAVISLAITSPTLPLYEVRDLIDLRVAQKLSQISDVGLVSIAGGQRPAVRVQANPQALAAHDLTLSSVRSAILSANVNQPKGNLDGPERSTTINANDQLRSVQDYESLILAYENDGALRLGDVAQIREGAENVRQSAWFGTTPAILLNIQRQPGANVIQVVDRVKELLPSLQEALPVGVDMAVASDRTQTIRESVRHVQIEMVMAVTLVILVTFVFLRTWTATLIPSVVVPLSLVGTFAAMYLMGFSVNNLTLMALTIATGFVVDDAIVMIENIARHLEQGHSPLHAALKGAQQIGFTLISLTLSLIAVLIPLLFMSDVIGRLFSEFALTLAVAIFLSLLISLTLTPMMCAQFLRREPEERMSRFQQWLGHHTERLIQAYDRSLQWVLQRQRLTLLVALGTLALTALLYWWVPKGFFPQQDTGLIQAVTQGPQTASFSAISRLQEQAAARIVRDPDVAAVTSFTGIDGTNTTLNTGRMQIALTPLAQRSANAQEVIQRLQEDLKGLSGLEVFMQPVQDLTIDDRVSRTQYQMTISDPDMETLREWVPRLVEKLQRLPELAEVTDDLQLDGLETRLLIDRDAAARLGVSVADIDEALYDAFGQRQISTIFTQSAQYRVVLEVAPEYRSTPSDLGRIHVSTESGGTTPLTSVVSVEPSNTLLSIGRQDQFPSVTVSFNLPEDVALSDAVSAIEQAQQTLSMPASVETRFQGAARAFEASLSSTLWLMLAAVMVMYIVLGILYESFIHPVTILSTLPSATVGALAALLLTGRDLDMIGVIGIILLIGIVKKNAIMMIDFALEAERTRGLAPQAAIHEAALLRFRPILMTTLAALFAAVPLMLATGAGSELRQPLGLVMVGGLLCSQVLTLYTTPVIYLMFDRLARRRRAFPAEVT; encoded by the coding sequence GTGAACTTATCCCGGCAGTTCATTTTGCGCCCGGTGGCCACAACGCTGGCGATGCTGGCCTTGTTGATCGCCGGCATTCTGGCGTATCGGATGTTGCCTGTTTCCGCTTTGCCGGAAGTGGATTACCCCACAATTCAGGTTTCCACGCAGTACCCCGGCGCCAGCCCCGATGTCATGACGGCGCTGGTGACATCGCCCCTGGAACGTCAGTTGGGGCAAATGTCGGGGTTGACGCAGATGTCGTCCACCAGCTCCGGCGGGCAGTCTCAAATTACCTTGCAGTTTGGCCTTGATGTCCCGCTGGACGTCGCCGAGCAGGAAGTACAGGCGGCGATTAATGCCGCTTCGAATCTGCTGCCGAACGATTTGCCGTCTTCGCCTGTTTACAACAAAGTGAATCCAGCAGATACCGCCGTGATTAGCCTGGCAATTACGTCGCCAACGTTGCCGTTGTATGAAGTGCGTGACTTAATTGATTTACGTGTTGCGCAGAAATTGTCGCAGATATCGGATGTGGGCCTGGTAAGCATTGCCGGGGGGCAGCGCCCTGCGGTAAGGGTTCAGGCGAACCCGCAAGCCTTGGCTGCACATGACTTGACGCTTTCATCGGTACGCAGCGCCATTTTGTCGGCGAACGTTAACCAGCCCAAAGGCAATCTCGACGGCCCCGAACGATCCACCACGATTAACGCAAACGACCAACTGCGCTCGGTGCAGGATTACGAGTCACTGATTCTGGCTTACGAGAATGATGGTGCATTACGGTTGGGGGATGTTGCCCAGATTCGTGAAGGTGCCGAGAATGTGAGGCAATCGGCCTGGTTCGGCACGACGCCCGCCATCCTGTTGAACATTCAGCGACAACCCGGCGCTAACGTGATCCAGGTCGTTGATCGTGTTAAGGAGTTGCTTCCTTCATTGCAGGAGGCTTTGCCTGTCGGCGTGGATATGGCGGTTGCCAGTGACCGTACCCAGACGATTCGTGAATCAGTTCGGCACGTTCAAATAGAGATGGTCATGGCGGTCACCCTGGTTATTCTGGTGACATTTGTGTTTTTGCGTACCTGGACGGCCACGTTGATTCCCAGTGTCGTTGTACCGTTGTCATTGGTGGGGACGTTTGCCGCCATGTATTTAATGGGTTTTAGCGTGAACAACCTTACGTTGATGGCGCTGACGATTGCAACCGGGTTTGTGGTTGATGACGCCATTGTGATGATTGAAAATATTGCGCGCCATTTAGAGCAGGGGCACTCACCCTTGCATGCCGCCTTGAAAGGCGCGCAACAAATCGGTTTTACACTTATTTCACTAACGCTCTCGTTAATTGCAGTGTTGATACCTCTGTTGTTTATGAGCGATGTGATCGGCCGACTGTTTAGCGAGTTCGCCCTGACGCTTGCGGTAGCGATTTTTTTATCGCTGCTGATTTCTCTGACCTTAACGCCAATGATGTGTGCGCAGTTTTTGCGGCGTGAACCGGAAGAGCGCATGAGCCGCTTTCAGCAATGGTTGGGTCACCATACCGAACGTCTTATTCAGGCTTATGATCGCAGCCTGCAGTGGGTGTTGCAGCGGCAGCGGCTCACACTGCTGGTGGCTTTGGGCACATTGGCCCTGACTGCATTGTTGTATTGGTGGGTGCCTAAGGGATTTTTCCCGCAGCAGGACACCGGCTTGATTCAGGCAGTTACGCAGGGCCCACAAACCGCTTCGTTTTCGGCTATTTCCCGTTTGCAGGAACAGGCTGCGGCGCGCATTGTGCGTGATCCGGACGTGGCTGCCGTTACCTCCTTTACCGGCATAGACGGCACAAACACAACACTGAATACCGGACGCATGCAGATCGCTTTGACGCCGCTGGCGCAGCGCAGTGCGAACGCCCAGGAAGTGATTCAGCGTTTGCAGGAAGACCTGAAAGGTTTATCGGGGCTTGAGGTCTTCATGCAACCGGTACAGGATTTAACGATTGATGACCGGGTGAGTCGAACGCAATATCAAATGACGATTTCCGACCCGGACATGGAAACATTGCGCGAATGGGTACCACGCCTGGTTGAAAAATTGCAGCGTTTGCCTGAGTTGGCCGAGGTGACCGACGATTTGCAATTAGATGGCCTGGAAACGCGTTTACTGATCGACAGGGACGCAGCCGCTCGCTTGGGCGTCAGCGTGGCCGATATTGACGAAGCTTTGTACGATGCGTTCGGGCAACGGCAGATATCCACTATTTTCACCCAATCGGCTCAGTATCGCGTGGTGCTGGAAGTGGCACCGGAATACCGTTCGACGCCGTCGGATTTGGGGCGCATTCATGTGTCTACTGAGTCGGGCGGTACGACCCCGCTTACCAGCGTGGTGAGTGTTGAACCGTCGAATACGTTGTTGTCGATTGGACGCCAGGATCAATTTCCATCGGTCACCGTTTCATTCAATTTGCCCGAAGATGTTGCACTTTCAGATGCGGTGTCGGCAATTGAACAAGCACAGCAAACGCTGAGCATGCCGGCGTCGGTTGAAACGCGTTTTCAGGGCGCGGCCAGGGCGTTTGAAGCATCGTTAAGCAGTACCTTATGGCTGATGCTGGCGGCGGTAATGGTGATGTACATTGTGCTGGGTATCCTGTATGAAAGCTTCATTCACCCAGTCACAATTCTGTCTACCTTACCCTCGGCAACGGTCGGGGCGTTGGCGGCCTTGTTGCTTACGGGGCGCGACCTGGACATGATTGGGGTCATCGGCATTATTTTGTTGATTGGGATCGTCAAAAAAAATGCCATTATGATGATCGACTTTGCCCTTGAAGCTGAACGCACACGGGGCCTGGCGCCGCAAGCGGCGATTCACGAGGCGGCGCTGCTCCGTTTTCGTCCGATTCTTATGACGACATTGGCTGCCTTGTTTGCAGCAGTACCGTTGATGTTGGCAACCGGGGCGGGTTCGGAGTTGCGCCAGCCTCTGGGCCTGGTCATGGTGGGCGGCCTGTTGTGCAGTCAGGTGCTTACGCTCTATACAACGCCGGTTATTTATTTGATGTTTGATCGACTTGCGCGCCGGCGTCGCGCTTTCCCGGCAGAGGTGACATAG
- a CDS encoding MdtA/MuxA family multidrug efflux RND transporter periplasmic adaptor subunit, producing the protein MSQSEKARVSRRRGWVWLIVLLAVAAGMYFYLNRSDTANQSGLPGMRGMRDMAVPVRTATATESSVQVVLPAVGTVTALNTVTVTSRVEGELEAVLFAEGQKVQAGDMLARIDPRPYQVALDQALGQQAQNQALLENAQRDLRRYEQLFKQNSLARQQLDTQRALVQQYQGALVSDQAEVDNARLQLEFAQIKAPISGRVGLRKVDPGNLISAGDTEGLVVITQTQPISVLFSLPQAQLPEVRAQLMNGNTLTTVLYDSTSTRELARGELVSIDNQIDVATGTVRMKAQFPNEDEALFPNQFVNVRLVVNTLENALVIPARAVQQGSIGSFVYRVQEDNTVKVQPIVTGAVQERNVTVLEGLQRGQVVVTEGVDRLRDGAKVEIVEE; encoded by the coding sequence ATGTCGCAGTCTGAAAAGGCGCGCGTATCCCGGCGACGTGGGTGGGTCTGGCTAATTGTGTTACTGGCCGTGGCGGCCGGTATGTATTTTTATTTGAATCGGTCGGATACGGCAAATCAGTCGGGGTTACCCGGCATGCGTGGCATGAGGGATATGGCGGTGCCGGTGAGAACGGCCACGGCAACAGAATCGTCGGTACAGGTTGTGTTGCCGGCGGTTGGAACGGTAACAGCCCTGAATACGGTTACCGTCACCAGCAGGGTCGAGGGTGAACTTGAGGCCGTGCTTTTCGCCGAAGGGCAGAAAGTGCAGGCAGGCGATATGCTGGCACGCATTGATCCGCGTCCTTACCAGGTTGCGCTTGACCAGGCATTAGGCCAACAAGCGCAGAACCAGGCACTGTTGGAGAATGCCCAGCGTGATTTGCGTCGGTACGAGCAACTTTTCAAACAAAACTCGCTTGCACGACAGCAGCTTGATACGCAGCGCGCATTGGTGCAGCAGTACCAGGGTGCGCTGGTGAGCGATCAGGCCGAGGTGGATAACGCACGTCTCCAATTGGAGTTCGCTCAGATCAAAGCACCGATTAGCGGCCGTGTGGGCCTGCGTAAGGTGGATCCGGGCAATTTAATCAGTGCCGGTGATACAGAGGGCTTGGTCGTCATTACCCAAACCCAACCGATTTCAGTATTGTTTTCATTGCCGCAAGCGCAGTTGCCCGAAGTGCGTGCGCAGTTAATGAACGGCAATACGCTTACTACTGTGTTGTACGACAGCACCAGCACGCGTGAACTGGCACGCGGGGAGCTCGTTTCCATCGATAATCAAATTGACGTGGCAACGGGTACTGTGCGGATGAAAGCGCAATTTCCTAATGAAGATGAGGCGCTTTTCCCTAATCAGTTTGTGAACGTCAGACTCGTGGTGAACACGCTGGAAAATGCCTTGGTTATTCCCGCAAGGGCGGTACAGCAAGGGTCTATCGGTTCTTTTGTTTATCGGGTGCAGGAAGACAACACGGTTAAAGTGCAGCCGATCGTCACGGGTGCGGTGCAAGAGCGCAACGTCACGGTCCTGGAAGGGTTGCAGCGTGGCCAGGTGGTTGTAACGGAAGGCGTGGACCGCTTGCGCGATGGTGCCAAGGTGGAAATTGTTGAGGAATAA
- the zapD gene encoding cell division protein ZapD yields the protein MILYEYPCNERVRTLLRVEHLFGRLFFFAEEEEEVYHHQIAVATLFDLLEICDRTDLRGSVLQDLERQRASLTALRRHPGVDETTLDKMVADLEKTASDLAAQGRVGQVLRDNEWLASLRGRLSVPGGSSPADIPSYYAWQIKPMEVRMKDLQQWIEPFLPLYNGLSLILRLLRESGDPIELEATQGAYQEMLTGKTFQLLRVWVDPALGVFPEMSANKYVIWVRFSMQDNELKPLSVTRDISFRLSRCNF from the coding sequence GTGATTCTTTACGAGTATCCATGTAATGAACGGGTTCGAACATTGCTCCGGGTCGAGCACCTATTCGGGCGCCTGTTCTTTTTTGCAGAAGAAGAAGAAGAGGTTTATCACCACCAAATCGCGGTTGCGACCCTTTTCGACCTGCTTGAAATTTGTGATCGTACCGATTTACGGGGCTCGGTTTTGCAAGACCTGGAACGACAGCGCGCGTCATTAACTGCACTGCGGCGTCACCCGGGGGTTGATGAAACGACTCTCGACAAAATGGTGGCCGATCTGGAAAAAACGGCTTCCGATCTGGCGGCACAGGGGCGAGTGGGGCAAGTACTGCGCGATAACGAATGGCTGGCCAGTCTGCGGGGTCGTCTTAGTGTTCCGGGCGGATCGTCACCCGCCGACATTCCCTCTTATTACGCATGGCAAATCAAGCCCATGGAAGTGCGTATGAAGGATCTTCAACAATGGATTGAGCCCTTCCTGCCGCTTTATAACGGGTTGTCGCTCATTCTAAGGTTGCTGCGCGAATCGGGTGATCCGATCGAGCTGGAAGCAACACAGGGTGCCTATCAGGAAATGCTTACCGGTAAAACCTTCCAGCTTTTGCGTGTGTGGGTCGATCCGGCTTTGGGTGTGTTTCCCGAAATGAGCGCTAATAAATATGTCATTTGGGTTCGTTTTTCCATGCAAGACAACGAGCTTAAGCCTTTGTCGGTCACCCGCGACATCTCCTTTCGCCTTTCGCGCTGCAATTTCTAA
- a CDS encoding efflux RND transporter permease subunit, with protein MRPVATTLLCLAMVMAGLLAARMLPVAPLPQVDFPMITVTANMAGASPETMASSVAMPLEQSLGSIAGVTEMSSSSSEGSTRISLVFDLSRDINSAARDVQAAINAARGSLPSSLRDNPTYNKVNPASSPIMVLALTSETVTQGELYDLASTVLAQKLAQVSGVGEVSVGGSALPAVRVSLNPQALVAAGVALDEVRQALNQANTLGPVGVIENHQYHWQINSGSQMTRAEQYRPLIVAWRDGAPIRLDDVAKVEDGVEDAFNTGFFNDRQAVLLVIRRQPDANIIETVDAIHAQMPAFQSLVPAQVTLSVAVDRTPSIRESLAEAQFTLFIAVVLVVLVVLVFLRQVRAAVIPSIVVPASLITTFSLMWWMGFTLNTMSLMAMIVAAGFVVDDAIVVLENIMRYIEKGYNPVRAAVRGVREVGFTVVAMSVSLVAVFIPILLMGGIPGRLFREFALTLSAAILVSLVLSLILTPMMCARWLRAQDKTRAGGSGVRRRESWVERALLSVGRWCLRGYQRSLDWALVHSRITLLILLGTIGLNVYLYSVVPKGFFPQQDTGQLLGFFRVDQGTSFQAMLPKLEKFRNALLKDPAVDTVTGFAGGRGGSHSSFLLIQLKPFDERDVSATDVVNRLRSRFNNEPGARLFLVPQQDVRVGGRQGLASFEYSLLASELDLLKTWLPRVQQALAGLPELVDVESDIEDKGRRVELIIDRETATRLGVDMALIASTLNNSFSQRQVSVIYGPLNQYRVVMSVLPEYAQDAESLKLVQVVTQDGNRVPLASFTRFEVGTAPLRVRHQGLLAEESVSFSLAPGVSLGEATQAIEDAVARTGLPTNELQGVFQGSAQALQESLDQQPWLILAALLTMYIVLGMLYESYIHPLTILSTLPSAGIGALLALMLLDYEFSLIALIGVFLLIGIVKKNAIMMVDFALHAERQRGLTPRQAIYEACLIRFRPIMMTTLSAIFGALPLVLATGAGVELRQPLGITIVGGLVLSQVLTLYTTPVVYLYLDRLRLWFRARQAKHAPAIQE; from the coding sequence ATGCGTCCGGTAGCCACCACTTTGTTGTGCCTGGCGATGGTGATGGCCGGTTTGCTGGCGGCACGCATGTTACCGGTTGCGCCGTTGCCGCAGGTCGACTTTCCCATGATTACGGTCACAGCCAATATGGCCGGCGCCAGCCCGGAAACCATGGCCTCTAGTGTGGCGATGCCGCTGGAGCAGTCGCTTGGCTCCATTGCCGGGGTCACGGAAATGAGTTCAAGCAGCTCTGAAGGGTCGACCCGCATCTCGTTGGTGTTCGACCTGAGCCGTGACATTAACAGCGCAGCGCGTGATGTTCAGGCGGCGATTAATGCGGCTCGTGGCTCTTTGCCGTCAAGCTTGCGCGATAACCCAACTTACAACAAAGTGAACCCGGCTTCTTCACCCATCATGGTGCTGGCGTTAACGTCTGAAACCGTTACCCAAGGTGAGTTGTATGACTTGGCGTCGACCGTGCTTGCGCAGAAGTTGGCGCAGGTGTCGGGTGTGGGCGAGGTGAGTGTGGGTGGCAGCGCACTGCCGGCTGTGCGGGTGAGTCTGAACCCGCAGGCATTGGTTGCGGCCGGTGTGGCACTGGACGAGGTTCGCCAGGCACTGAATCAGGCCAACACCTTGGGGCCTGTAGGGGTCATTGAGAATCATCAGTATCATTGGCAAATCAATTCCGGCAGCCAGATGACCCGCGCCGAACAATACCGGCCGCTTATTGTGGCCTGGCGCGACGGTGCGCCGATTCGGTTAGACGACGTGGCCAAGGTAGAGGATGGCGTTGAAGATGCATTCAATACCGGTTTTTTTAATGATCGGCAGGCCGTGTTGTTGGTGATTCGCCGTCAACCCGACGCCAACATTATTGAAACCGTTGACGCCATTCATGCCCAGATGCCTGCGTTTCAAAGTTTGGTGCCGGCACAGGTGACTTTGTCAGTTGCGGTTGATCGAACGCCCAGTATTCGTGAGTCTCTTGCCGAAGCGCAATTTACCTTGTTTATTGCCGTCGTTTTAGTGGTGCTGGTGGTGCTTGTATTCTTGCGTCAGGTTCGGGCGGCGGTGATCCCCAGTATTGTTGTGCCCGCTTCGCTGATTACCACGTTTAGCCTGATGTGGTGGATGGGGTTTACGTTGAACACCATGTCGTTGATGGCCATGATTGTGGCTGCCGGCTTTGTGGTTGACGATGCCATTGTGGTGCTTGAAAACATCATGCGCTATATCGAAAAGGGTTATAACCCGGTGCGCGCCGCCGTTCGAGGTGTGCGTGAAGTGGGGTTTACCGTGGTTGCCATGAGTGTGTCGTTGGTGGCGGTATTTATTCCAATTTTGTTGATGGGAGGCATTCCGGGCCGGTTGTTTCGTGAGTTCGCGCTGACGCTTTCAGCCGCCATTCTCGTTTCTCTGGTTTTGTCATTGATTCTGACGCCCATGATGTGCGCGCGCTGGCTGCGTGCGCAAGACAAGACGCGTGCCGGTGGAAGCGGCGTCAGGCGGCGTGAATCATGGGTGGAGCGCGCGCTGTTGTCGGTTGGACGTTGGTGTTTGCGCGGTTATCAACGTTCACTCGACTGGGCTTTGGTCCATAGCCGGATCACGCTATTGATTCTGTTGGGCACAATAGGGTTGAATGTCTATTTGTATTCGGTCGTGCCGAAGGGTTTTTTCCCACAGCAAGATACCGGGCAGCTGTTGGGGTTCTTCCGCGTTGATCAGGGCACGTCGTTTCAGGCCATGTTGCCTAAGCTCGAGAAATTCCGGAATGCGTTGCTGAAAGATCCGGCCGTAGACACAGTGACTGGTTTTGCGGGTGGACGAGGGGGCAGTCATTCCAGTTTTTTGTTGATACAGCTCAAGCCATTTGATGAACGTGATGTGAGTGCCACAGATGTGGTCAACCGGTTGCGTAGTCGATTCAATAATGAGCCAGGCGCACGTTTGTTTCTGGTGCCTCAGCAAGACGTTCGTGTTGGAGGGCGTCAGGGGCTGGCGTCATTTGAGTATTCTTTGCTGGCTTCCGAGCTGGATCTGTTGAAAACATGGTTACCGCGGGTACAGCAGGCCCTGGCGGGTTTACCGGAGTTGGTTGATGTCGAAAGCGACATTGAAGACAAGGGTCGGCGCGTTGAGTTGATTATTGATCGCGAGACCGCCACAAGGCTGGGGGTGGATATGGCGCTGATTGCCTCGACCTTGAACAACTCGTTCAGCCAGCGACAGGTATCCGTTATTTATGGTCCTTTGAATCAGTATCGGGTGGTGATGTCGGTGTTGCCTGAGTATGCCCAGGATGCGGAATCATTAAAGCTAGTTCAGGTCGTCACGCAAGACGGCAATCGCGTGCCGCTGGCGTCGTTTACCCGGTTCGAGGTCGGCACCGCGCCGTTGCGTGTGCGTCACCAGGGTTTGCTGGCCGAAGAGTCGGTTTCGTTCAGCTTGGCGCCGGGGGTGTCGCTGGGCGAGGCAACGCAGGCTATTGAAGACGCGGTGGCTCGGACGGGGCTTCCCACCAATGAACTTCAAGGCGTGTTTCAAGGGTCGGCGCAAGCGTTGCAGGAATCGTTGGATCAGCAACCGTGGCTTATTTTGGCGGCGCTACTGACCATGTACATTGTGCTGGGCATGCTTTACGAAAGTTATATTCATCCGCTGACGATTTTGTCGACGCTGCCGTCAGCGGGCATAGGGGCTCTGCTGGCACTGATGCTGCTGGACTATGAGTTTTCGTTGATTGCGCTGATCGGTGTGTTTCTATTGATTGGTATCGTGAAAAAGAACGCCATCATGATGGTGGATTTTGCTTTGCATGCTGAACGTCAGCGTGGCCTGACGCCACGACAAGCCATTTATGAAGCGTGCCTGATCCGTTTTCGCCCCATTATGATGACTACCTTGTCTGCTATTTTCGGGGCTTTGCCGCTGGTGTTGGCCACTGGGGCCGGCGTGGAGCTGCGCCAACCACTGGGTATTACCATTGTCGGCGGTCTTGTGTTGAGCCAGGTTTTAACGCTTTATACGACACCGGTGGTTTATTTGTATCTGGACCGATTACGGCTTTGGTTCAGGGCAAGACAGGCCAAGCATGCACCTGCAATACAGGAATAA
- the coaE gene encoding dephospho-CoA kinase (Dephospho-CoA kinase (CoaE) performs the final step in coenzyme A biosynthesis.) has translation MLKIGLTGGIGSGKTRVTDLFHEWGASVIDTDVIAHQLTQPGGLAMPAIRETFGEQVVAADGAMDRAAMRERVFGDPESRRALEAIVHPLIAEVTEQQAGQAHGCYLVLVVPLLVETGRWLKKVDRVCVVDCDPETQIKRVQARSGLTIDAIKRIMSAQATRDARLAQANDVVLNDGATTPGQLRSRARELHEYWCSLV, from the coding sequence ATGTTGAAAATCGGCTTAACAGGCGGCATTGGCTCTGGGAAAACCCGGGTCACCGACCTTTTTCACGAATGGGGCGCCAGTGTCATCGACACTGATGTCATTGCGCATCAGCTCACGCAACCGGGTGGTTTGGCCATGCCGGCGATTCGCGAAACATTTGGTGAGCAAGTGGTTGCGGCCGATGGGGCAATGGACCGCGCCGCGATGCGCGAACGGGTGTTCGGTGATCCGGAAAGCCGGCGCGCGCTTGAAGCGATTGTTCACCCCTTGATAGCAGAAGTTACAGAACAGCAGGCGGGTCAGGCCCATGGGTGCTATCTTGTGCTGGTTGTGCCTTTGTTGGTGGAAACGGGTCGCTGGCTCAAGAAGGTAGACCGGGTGTGTGTCGTTGATTGCGATCCCGAAACCCAAATTAAACGTGTGCAGGCACGCAGTGGGCTGACGATCGACGCCATTAAGCGTATCATGTCAGCACAAGCGACACGCGATGCACGATTGGCACAGGCAAACGACGTTGTTCTGAACGACGGCGCAACCACACCAGGCCAACTGCGCTCACGTGCACGCGAATTGCACGAATACTGGTGTTCACTGGTATAA
- a CDS encoding efflux transporter outer membrane subunit: MERAKWFLATLLTLTMAGCAVGPDYTEPGVELGQQYENQQGWVRAQPNAAALRADWWTLFDDPVLNGLMDEVLVNNQTIAQFEAQYRQAQALLRESEAQFFPSVNANAGFTRSGSGSEGVSQQYRLAGTVSWEPDLWGRIRRTVEAESAQLQASEAELAGTRLSVQSTLAQTYFRLRSFDAELRLYEQTVEAYRRSLQTTENRLNVGVAAQLDVESARVQLNNALTQQQALRRQRAQLENAMAVLLGKPPSQFSLPSEPVSVAVPSIPAGLPSELLQRRPDIASAERQVAAANAQIGVAQSAWFPNLTLTAEGGYRAGQWAQWLSAPFSFWSLGPALAMTIFDGGAREARIEQARAGYEAQVAVYRQTVLTALREVEDYLVDLNSLAREQQSQQRALDAARASLRLTLNQYDAGLIDYLSVVQVETTALAAERASLSLSADRLVAAVQLIAALGGGWQQPTPAEVRE; this comes from the coding sequence ATGGAAAGAGCTAAATGGTTTTTGGCGACCTTATTGACGCTGACAATGGCGGGATGCGCCGTGGGTCCGGATTACACGGAGCCCGGTGTTGAACTGGGTCAACAGTATGAAAATCAGCAAGGTTGGGTGCGCGCACAACCCAATGCTGCGGCACTTCGCGCTGATTGGTGGACGCTTTTCGATGACCCCGTACTGAACGGATTGATGGATGAGGTGCTGGTCAATAATCAAACGATTGCCCAGTTCGAAGCGCAGTATCGGCAAGCGCAGGCCTTATTGCGTGAAAGCGAAGCCCAGTTTTTTCCTTCGGTGAATGCCAATGCAGGCTTTACCCGATCGGGTTCCGGTTCGGAGGGGGTGTCGCAACAGTATCGTTTGGCGGGTACGGTAAGTTGGGAGCCGGACTTATGGGGGCGCATTCGACGTACGGTAGAGGCGGAATCAGCGCAACTGCAGGCCAGTGAGGCAGAGTTGGCGGGTACCCGGTTAAGCGTGCAGTCCACTTTGGCCCAAACCTATTTCCGCTTACGTTCGTTCGATGCCGAGTTGCGGTTATACGAGCAAACGGTTGAGGCTTATCGTCGCTCCCTGCAAACAACAGAGAACCGGCTGAACGTCGGAGTCGCAGCCCAACTCGATGTTGAGTCGGCGCGTGTGCAATTGAATAACGCATTAACCCAGCAACAAGCGCTGCGACGTCAGCGGGCGCAGCTGGAAAATGCGATGGCGGTTTTACTTGGCAAGCCACCCTCACAATTTTCGTTGCCGTCCGAGCCCGTATCGGTTGCCGTTCCGAGCATTCCTGCGGGCTTGCCGTCCGAGCTCTTGCAGCGTCGACCTGATATTGCGTCGGCCGAGCGGCAAGTGGCTGCGGCCAATGCGCAAATAGGTGTGGCGCAGTCGGCCTGGTTCCCTAACTTAACTTTAACGGCCGAGGGCGGTTATAGGGCGGGCCAATGGGCGCAGTGGTTAAGTGCGCCTTTTAGTTTTTGGTCGCTTGGTCCGGCGTTGGCGATGACAATCTTTGATGGTGGAGCGCGCGAAGCCCGAATAGAACAAGCGCGTGCAGGTTATGAGGCTCAGGTTGCTGTGTACAGGCAGACGGTGTTGACTGCATTACGGGAAGTTGAGGACTATCTGGTTGATCTGAATAGTTTGGCGCGCGAACAGCAGAGCCAGCAGCGGGCGCTGGATGCGGCAAGAGCGTCATTGCGCTTAACGCTGAACCAGTATGACGCAGGCCTGATCGATTATCTGAGTGTCGTGCAAGTTGAAACGACCGCCCTGGCGGCTGAGCGTGCTTCATTATCTTTAAGCGCCGATCGTCTTGTTGCTGCGGTGCAGTTAATTGCCGCGCTGGGTGGGGGGTGGCAACAGCCTACTCCGGCAGAAGTCCGCGAATAG